GAGAACAGCTATGGGCAGCTTTGTTTAGTAGTGGTAGCTTATCAGGTATGATTACTTTTTATGAATATTATCGCATGATTATTGATCATGACCATGATATTATGCAGTCCTATCAGCAGCAATACAATGAATTACAATCCAAACGCAATGAGCTTGCTGGAACCTCAGCAGAGCTGCAACAAATCGGTAGCCGACTGCAAGAACAGAAAACGCGGGTTGTACAATTGCAACGTCGCATTCATAGCGGACTGGCAGGTTCCTCGAATGCACAGGTTACACGCGAGCTGATGAATGAATTCAATGCGTATTGGGAAAATATTGGTTTATATGAAGTAAAAAATTATTTTCGTATTCTGGCGCGCTCAATGGATCAATTTCCTTCCTTTTTAAAATCTCAGCCGGATGCGGTTCAGATGCGAGGGCGTAATTATACAATTACGATCAGTGAACAACAATTAAATGATTTTTTGCATAGTCAAGCAGGTATGCCAGAAAGCTTTCAATTCCTTTTTACAGATCAGGGCATTGTAGTGAATGGCTCGGAAGGAAATCTGAAGCTGGAGATTACCGGACATTACGAAGTGGAAGAACAGCCACAAAATTCCCTTCGATTCCATGTAGACCGTTTGGTATTCAATGGTCTGACATTACCAGACACCACTAGCCAATCGTTAGAAAACCAGTTTGATCTTGGCTTTTATCCGGGGCAGATTATTTCGTATCTCAAAGCGAAACAGGTGATCATGACCGGGCAGAATATGCAGATTGAGCTGCAATTATCTCTCTAACAATGAAATCAGTACCTTGTCATAACCAAAAAACGCCGAGCTGCGAATAGCAGTCGGCGTTTTTTTGATTATGGTGCCTTGATTCATATCACATGATACGTGTTACAGTAGATAATCCTTCACCAATTCGTACATGAAAGCCATTCGCAGTCTAGAGCAGATCGGCAGCAAGTTGAGCGAGTTTGGAGCGCTCGCCTTTCTCCAGCGTAATGTGACCGCTAATGCCTTCTTGTTTGAAATGCTCGACTACATGCGTTAATCCATTACTGATGGAATCCAAATACGGATGGTCAATCTGATCTGGGTCACCGACGAGTACAATTTTACTACCTTCACCAACACGGGATACGATGGTTTTCACTTCGTGGCGAGACAGATTTTGTGCTTCATCAATAATGATAAACTGCCCCGGAATCGAGCGACCACGAATATAGGTGAGTGCTTCCACTTGAATACTACCAAGCCCCATCAGAATTTTATCAATATCGCCAGCTTTTTTCGTATCAAATAGAAATTCCAGATTATCGTAAATCGGCTGCATCCACGGACGTAGCTTTTCATCCTTTTCTCCCGGAAGATATCCAATGTCTTTCCCCATCGGTACTACCGGACGAGCGATCAGCAATTTTTTGTATTTTTGCTCGTCTTCGACTTTGGACAGAGACGCGGCAAGCGCTAGCAGCGTTTTACCAGTTCCTGCTTTCCCATTGATTGTTACGAGCGGAATATCATCATTAAGCAGCAGTTCCAGCGCCATCCGCTGTTGCGCATTACGGGCAGCGATGCCCCATACCGGCTCATTACTCAGGAATAGCGGCTCCAATCGGCTACTATCGGCACTCACTTTGAGCAATGCCGATTTGGCGCTGCCCATTTCGTCTTTTAAAATAACAAATTCATTCGGATGCAATACATAACTGAGATGTAACGAAGATACCGGCAAAAACCGATGGCTATAAAATTCATCAATCACCGATGGATGTACCTTGAACGTTGTATAGCCTGTATACATCTCATTCGGCTCGGCAGCACGGTCGGATAAATAATCTTCGGTCTGTACGCCAAGTACATCTGCTTTGACCCGAACAAGCACATCCTTACTAACCAGTACAACGTGACGACCACTATGGGCTTCGTCCTCTTCCATTTTATAGTTTAGTGCGACCGCCAAAATGCGGTTATCGTTTGTAATCTCGCCAAACATTTCCTGCACGCGAGCAAAGCTGCGATGGTTCAATTCCACACGGAGCGTACCGCCGCTTTCCAGCTGTACTCCATCATGCAAATGACCTATTTCACGCAGTGCATCCAATGAACGGGAGACACCACGGGCATTACGACCAATCTCGTCGGCATTGCGTTTTTTGGAATCAATCTCTTCCAAAACAACGGCGGGGATAATCACATCATTTTCCTCAAAAGCGAAAATGGCATTCGGATCGTGAAGAAGCACATTGGTATCCAATACAAAAATCTTTTTCATGGAGAGTCCCCCCTGGGTACGAATTGTTTGTGATCGCTGATGCCTCCAGTTGATGCTTCCCGCTTCCTGAACCGCCAAGCCTCACCCTCCTCTGAATGAAAACCAAAAAAGCCTGACTGTGTTCAAAGCCAGACCTTTCCCATCCCATATACAGGCGTACACCATTGCTTGTCTTGAACATCTCCATGACAGCAGACGAGGGCAATATTCATCATTCCACAACAGGTAACAACGTTGCAGCTTGCAGTGATGTATATCGATTGCGGCATACGAATGTCCCCCAGTCACTTGCTTGAATGTCTGTAAAGGTAGATGCAAGCATAGTATAGCACAAATATTGCACATGTAAAACGTGAGGATTGTTGTCTTGGTTTCTTGCGATTTCTATATTATCCTGCTTGTTATACAAAGACTCTAACTCCAATAACAGCCCAAATAAAAAACGACCCACCTTCTCCTGAATAGGAAAAGGTGGGTCGCTTGATGTAAATGGACGATCGTACTAATCGCAGAGCACATGCCATCATCTATACGCGTATACATGTACAAAATTAGCATCTACCGGATGCGTTTCTTTCATGTATCCGCATGAGATCATTGTGCAGATGTTGAGCTGTTCGTACTTTCTGTTGTTGATGTGCTATCAAACTGATCGTTATGCGTTGCTGTACCGTTCAGTTCGTCCTGCAATGCTTGTTTGGCATTGGCAAGCTCGGTTTCGTTGATATACACATACGGACTACGCCAGTCACCAGTAACTGGCATGTACTTGATATTCGCTTTCGGAATATTCCAGTACGTAGTCAGCAGGTTGGTAAATTGGCTGCCTTCGATATCGGTTTCCATATTATCGTCGACCGATTGGATAATCGAGCTAAGCTTTGTTACACCACTGAACGACTGAATTTTGTCGACAACCGAATTCAGTACTTCGTTCTGACGTTTATTACGGTCAAAGTCGCTGGATTCCTGCGTACGCGGGCTACAGCCGCTACCGGAATGACGGTAACGTACATAACCGAGCGCTTTTTCGCCGTCCAGATGCTGTGGACCTTTTTTGATATTGATATTGGTGCCATCGGCGTTATCGATATAACACATATCCATGGTGGCATTCACATCCACGCCTCCAACTGCATTGACGACATCACTGAAGCCTTGGAAGTTGAGGATCGTTGTATAATCTACATCGACGCCGAGGTATTTGCCCAACATGGTTTGCATTTCTTGCATCGCATTGTTGGTACCTTCTTTTTTATCCTTTGCATAAAACTTCGGATAATAGGAATTGAGCTTGTTCGGAATATAGCCCTCCAGCTGGAAGTATGTATCCCGTGGCAAGGAAACAATCGTTGCCGATTTGGTATCTGGATTTAGCGTAGCGACCATCACGACGTCTGTGAGACGTGTTCCGGTTTCTTTACGATAATCCGTTCCAAGCAGCATCATCGTAATCGGTTTTTCTTTCGCCGATTTCGCTGGCACTCTCGTATCAACCACACCGCTATTCGGCGTTGTGCCTATCCCGCCGCCCTTGCCATCAAACATATTTTCAACCTGCCAATACAGGTAACCTGCGTAACCCATTACACCGACAATTGCCAGCAGAATGATAATTAGCAGAATTTGCATAAAGCGCTTGAAGCCGCTTGCTTTTTTCTTTTGCTTTTTCTTGGACTTGGGAGCGCCTGTCTTCTGCGTCTTACTCCCCGCGCGCGGCGGCAGTCCACCTGTCGTCGTACTCATTGCTCTCAACACCTGTTCCATCGTATTTAGCGTTTGATCTTCAAAACGCGAGGTTAGATACCAATGACTTTTACAAATCACCATACCCTACCTACTTAGATAAGGGAAGGTGACTGAACCATAATCACCGATCAGATCAGTGTTATCGTTCAGCCACCTAATATAATGAACAATTCAGGCTACAATTGCAACTTAACGGCCAGCTTCCGCTGTTTTACGGTGTTTTTCCGCACGCTCGCGTTCGCTCTTATTCAAGATTTTCTTACGCAGGCGAATCGCTTTTGGCGTAATTTCACAATATTCATCGTCATTCAGATATTCCAGTGCTTGCTCCAGAGAGAACAGACGTGGAGTTTTCATTTTGACGGTATCATCTTTTGTTGCGGAACGTACGTTAGTCAGTTGTTTTTCTTTACAGATGTTAACGACGATATCGTTATCACGTGTGTGCTCACCAACGATCATGCCTTCGTAGATCTCAGCGCCCGGTTCAACGAACAGTGTACCGCGATCTTCAACAGACAGGATACCGTACAGTGTGGAAGAACCATTTTCACTGGATACGAGTACGCCTTGGTGACGTCCGCCAACTTGACCAGCTACGAGTGGACCATAGCTATCAAACGCGTGGTTCATAATACCGTAACCACGAGTCAGTGTCAGGAAGTACGTACGATAACCAATCAGACCACGTGCTGGAATCAGGAACTCCAGACGAACTTGACCGGAACCGTTGTTCACCATGTTTACCATTTCAGCTTTGCGTGTTCCGAGACTTTCCATAACGGAACCCATGCTTTCTTCTGGTACATCAATCATCAGACGCTCGATTGGCTCCATGCGTACGCCATCGATTTCGCGAACGATAACTTCAGGTTTGGATACTTGCAGCTCGTAGCCTTCACGACGCATGTTCTCAATCAGAATACCGAGGTGAAGCTCACCGCGACCCGATACGACATACGCATCTGGGCTATCTGTTTCGTCAACGCGCAGACTCACGTCTGTTTCCAGTTCTTTGAACAGGCGATCACGCAGACGACGGGAAGTTACCCATTTGCCTTCGCGGCCCGCGAACGGACTGTTGTTTACGAGGAATGTCATTTGCAGTGTAGGCTCATCGATTTTCAGAACCGGCAATGCTTCTGGGTTTTGTGAATCAGCGATTGTTTCACCGATGTTGATGTCTTTGATACCAGCGATTGCGATGATGTCACCGCCGCCTGCTTCTTCAACTTCAACACGTTTCAGACCTTGGAAGCCAAACAGTTTCTCGATACGAGCTGTTTTCTTCTGGCCTTCACGATTGATAACTGTTACGGATTGACCTTGACGGATAATACCACGGTTTACACGACCAACCGCAATACGTCCCAGGTATTCGTTATAGTCCATCAGTGTAACGAGGAATTGCAGTGGTTGTTCTACGTCTTCTGTTGGTGCCGGAATGTGGCTAACAACTGTTTCGTAGATCGCTTGCATGTTGTCATCCTGTTTTGCAGGATCATCTTCCATACTGGATGTACCGTTCAGTGCGGATGCGTACACAACTGGGAAGTCCAGTTGCTCGTCATTAGCGCCCAACTCGATAAACAGTTCCAGTACTTCATCAATAACTTCTGCCGGACGTGCTGCCGGACGGTCGATTTTGTTCACGACAACGATTGGAGTCAGGTTGTGCTCCAATGCTTTGCGCAGAACGAATTTCGTTTGTGGCATACAACCTTCGTAAGCGTCAACGACGAGCAGTACGCCGTCAACCATTTTCATGATACGTTCCACTTCACCACCGAAATCGGCGTGTCCTGGTGTATCCACGATGTTGATCAGATAGTCTTTATAGGTAATTGCTGTATTTTTAGCCAAAATCGTAATACCGCGTTCGCGTTCCAGATCGTTAGAATCCATTGCGCGCTCCTGCAAAGTCTCATGATCGCGGAAAATGCCGGATTGTTGCAACAGTTTATCCACCAGTGTTGTTTTACCGTGGTCAACGTGGGCAATAATGGCGATATTGCGGATATTTTCTCTCAAATGCATAAAATTCTCCAAATCCTCTCCATAAAAGGAGCGCCGGTCATTGAAGCCGACGCTCTACTGTTTATTATGAAAACCTAATGAAAACCGTCATTCCTAAATTGATTCATTATTCATTATACGTTATAAATCGCATAAAGCAAGAAAAATCGGTTCATAAACGAGGTCTTTTATATCCATTTTTCGTAAAAAAGAGCCATACCCCGCCACTAATCAATACAATTGCGATAATGTACAGCAAAACGCTGCCCAGAATACTGATCAGTAGCAATAGAGCGGATAGCAAGCCAAGCAGAATCGCTCCAATGCCAATGCGTCGGTCTACCCGGAAGGGCGACAACGCATAATACTCATACATACCGAGCGCAACTCCGGTAATGAGCAGCGGCCATAGATAATCCATCAGCCACCAACCCCATGTATTGCAAAGGAAAAATAAAATACCATATACGGTCAACATCCCCGCAGGTACTAACCAATACGACGGCAGGCTGCGGCTTAAATAAAATAATTGCAGCATAATCCCCGGCAGCAAAATAAGCAGCGGCCAAAACGCATGTCCAATAAAGCTAAACACACCCAATTTACCGAGTAAAATGATCAACCCGGCTACAATCATACCTGCTATAATCATCCCCTGATTTCGATTCATCGTAATCCCCCCCTATGTCCCGGCATCCTTGCATACGGTATTGCTTCGATACTGAAAGTTACTTCCCGCCTATGCGTTTAGCCACATCGATCGTTTTAGACCTGAAACGTAGCATCTCTACATGAAGTATGGCAAATGTTCATGTCGTATTGATGAACAGATGCGTACCCTAACAAGCCTATTTTATTATGACATATCCCCTCTACCTACGCGTCAATAATATGGTGCAATCATTATGATAGGATCTATTGCCAGATCACAGTATGATCATACAAAACGTTTAAGCAATCCAGCGTTCTGGTTATTATTAGATGATGTGCAACGTAATGAATACTTCATACGTATGCTTTAACATACCTTTTATTTGAAGCCATACGCCTGTTTGTTACAGTCCATATTATGTGTTGCAGAGCATACTACTGTCGAGAAAATGTGCCTGCTTATTATATCGGTCAATCTGTAGCAAAATTGGAGTCTGACGCACAAATGAACTTATTTATACTCAAGGAGTGAATGATATGGATATTACTCAGGCGACATTTTGGCTTTCCCTACTCAATATTATCTTTATCGACCTGATCCTTGCCGGTGACAATGCCATCGTTATCGGACTAGCTGCACGCAAATTGCCGCAGCAAACACAGAAAAAAGCAATTCTCTACGGTATGTTCGGTGCAGTGATTATCCGTATCGCGGCAACCGTCGTTGTCGTTTGGCTGCTGCAAATTCCGTGGTTACTTGTTGTCGGCGGTATACTACTGATCGCAATCGCCTATAAGCTGTTGACCGATAATGACGATCATAATGATGTCAAAGCCGGTACATCGCTTTGGAGCGCAGTCTGGACGATCATCGTTGCCGATGCGGCGATGGGTCTAGATAATGTCATCGCTGTTGCTGGTGCTGCCAATCAGCATATCGGTCTAGTAATCATCGGTCTGTGTATTAGCGTACCGATTGTTGTATGGGGTAGTACAATCTTTATCAAGCTAACGACCCGTTTCCCATGGATCATTTATGTAGGTAGTGCCGTGCTGGCGTATACCGCTTCGCATATGATCACAGAGGAAAGTCGTTTGGATTCTATCTTCGGTGCTCACACGCTATGGAGCTGGATCTTTATCGCAGCTGTGATCATTGGCGTTCTGCTCGCTGGGTATTTACGTAATCGGCAGGTTGCTGGACGGACAAGTGAAACGAGCGAGTAAGATGATTGGTTTTGGAGTAGATGTCGATACACATTTAAATCTGGCTTGAGCTTGCATGTTTATTTTCAAAAACTCGATTTAGCTTGTGTTGCCGCTACGCTGGATGGATAGAGCAAGCTAAATGAATACAGCTTTCATATCAAAACGGCACCCGATCCGCTCGGATGAGATACATGAGCGGATCGGGTGCCGTTTTTTGTGTATTCTATTTAAGCGAAAACAACTGCCATTACAATCGCCGTATCAAATTTGTTGCAGTTGTAAGCTTGTATTGCCTTTGATCGCACTTGTGATTGATATTAAAACCAATCCTGTTCCTCAGTCGTAGCAACTGCGGATAATACGGGCGACATGCCTGGTGTAATTTCAATCAACTCGGTCTGTTCTACAGCGCGCGCAATCATAACGTCCATATCCAAATGCTCCTCAATCTTTTCAACAATCCAGCGGTTCGGATTGGTTGCTGGTGAACGTGGGACAAAGAGGGTACAGCAATCTTCATACGGCAAAATGGATAACTCGTACGTACCAATCTGCTGTGCAACCTCGATAATCTCGTCTTTATCCTGCATAACTAGCGGACGTAGCAATGGCAACTCAGTTGCGCGTTCAATCACATTCATGCTATTCAGCGTCTGACTTGCTACCTGACCGAGACTTTCGCCAGTCACAATGGCTAGCGCTTTGCGTTCTTCTGCTAGACGCGTCGTAATACGCAGCATAGCGCGCCGCATCAGTGTAATCATCAGATTATCCTGACCAGTTGTGGTAAACGCAGTTTGAATCTCAGTAAATGGCACGACATGCAGCTTGATCTTGCCAGCAAAGCCGGACAACACTCGGGTAAGGTCGACGACCTTTTCCTTTGCTCGCTCACTTGTGAATGGGTAGCTGTGGAAATGCACACATTCGATTTCCAGACCGCGCTTCATCGCGTACCAGCCTGCTACCGGACTGTCGATCCCACCGGACAGCATTAGCATCGCTTTCCCATTGCTTCCGCGTGGAAATCCACCAACCGCAGGGATAATTTGACTATAAATGTACGCCGCATCTTCGCGTACTTCAATCCGCAGCTCGATTTGTGGCTGACGCACATCCACTTTCAGCAGCGGATGTTCACGCAATACCGGTGAGCTGATCAGCCGATTCAATTCGTGGGACGAATGAGGAAATGCCTTCCATACCCGTCGCGCGGTTACTTTGAAGGTCGTCTCCTGCTCCAGATGATGTTCAGCAATCAGATCAAGCGCCGCTTGAATGATTGGCTCTAATTCTGGCTGTGTTTGCTTGACGGGAATGATGTCCATGATACCGAATATATTTTTCAATTTAGGAATCAATTGCTCTGCGGATACATCGCCAGTTTGCACATACATTCTGCCGTATTCACGCTGCAATCGTGCCTGTGGATACGGTCGAAGCACTTCGCGTACATGCTCAGCAATCGTTTTTTCAAAACGTCCCCTGTTTTTGCCTTTTAATGTGATCTCGCCTAGCCGAAGCATCAGGCGATCAATCTGTTCCATCATGACATTGATCTCCTCTCAAGCGGTCGCAGTGCCGTAACAATCTGCTTCAGCGCTGCTGCCAATTGACGTATATCTTCTAACGTATGTTCATCGCCAAGACTAATGCGAATGCCACCAGTTGCCTGTTCTGCACTCATGCCCATAGCCATCAGTACCCGACTCGGCTGCGCCCGACGTGAGGAGCAAGCTGATTGTGTGGATACAAGGTATCCTTGCTGCTCCAGACTGTGCAGTACCACTTCGGCTTTCATGCCGGGATAGGTAAAATGTACAATATGAGGCGCGCATTGTTTAACCTCAGTCAGTACTAGACCGGGAATGTTGCCGATGAGTGCACGCAGTTCATGCGACAATGTGGACAAATGTTGCTGCTGCTGTGGTTGACGCTCCGATGCTAAACGTAGCGCTTTAGTCATCCCAGCGATACCAGCTACATGCTCAGTACCAGAACGGTATCCATGCTCCTGCCCACCACCTGCTAGCAGTGGAAACAGTTCGATCCCCTGACGTACATATAGCAGTCCCGTCCCCCGTGGACCACGTAATTTATGAGCAGACAGGCTATAGAGATCAATGATGCCAGTGTGTAAGGGTAGTGCAGCAATTTTACCAAATGCTTGCACTCCATCTACATGAATCACAGTACGTGGATGATGCTGCCTAATCCAACGTGCCGCCGCCTCTACAGGTTGAATCGCTCCCGTTTCGTTATTCACGTGCATCATGCTAAATATAATGGTATCGGCACGAAAAGCCTGCTGAATACGCTCCAACGCAATGGTGCCATCCGGCTCAGGATTCACATAGCTCACGTCAAAGCCCATCTGCTCTAGCTGACGACAGGACTCATAGACAGAAGCATGCTCGATGCTTGTCGTTACGATATGACCCTGCATTCGTCCACGACGCATCGCCGCCCCTTTGATCGCCAAATTATTGCTTTCGGTCGCGCCGGAAGTGAATACCAGCTCTTGCGGCTGCACGCCTAACACACCCGCACTGACTTCACGCGCACGACGAAGGAGTCGATCTGCTTCTTCCCCATATCGATGTAACGAAGAAGGATTTCCATAATGCTGTTGCATCATGTCCGACATCGCGCGTACTACCTCAGGATACGGAGGTGTCGTTGCCGCATAATCAAAATAGTTCATCTGACATTCCTCCTGCAAACTCGGAATTAACAAGCAAAAAGATCAAAGAGGGAGGTCAGGCTCCACTCTTTGATCTCTGGTTTATATGCAATGAAGTTCATCGTTTCGCCAGAACAGGACGTAACCTGCTGTGGCTTATTATATCATAATGTGCCTGTGTTGACTGCCATATGATACTTTATACGGTAAATGATTATCGTTCTAAGAAATCGTTTGTGTGAAAACAGACTGTAGATTATAGAGCGTATTTTTGCTGTGCGGTTTCTACTTTGCTGATGTAACGTTGGGTTTCTTTTGGCAGCTGATCAAATTTAGCCATCAGCTCTTGATCGTTAGTAATACCCAGACGCTGCAAGCGGCCTGGACCAGCATTGTACGCAGCCAATGCTGTTTTAACATTATTGTCATAACGCTTCAGTTGATAAGAAATGTATTTGGTTCCGCCATCGATATTTTGTGCAGGGTCAAACGAATTGCTTACACCCAGACCTGCTGCGGTTCCGTCCATCAGCTGCATCAGTCCTTTGGCACCAGCAGAAGATCCGGCGTTCGGGTTAAAGGACGATTCCACATCAATAATCCCTTTAATCAGAGATTCTGGAATGCCATACTTGCTGCTCGCTGTACGGATAATGTCATTGTAGGCGGTATCTTTGCTTGCACCACCGCCACCCATTCCTTGCAAACTGGACAGCGCATTGCTCACAGCACTGCTTGCATCTGCTCCGCCAATACCAGTAGAGGACAATAAGCTTCCCAGATCACTACTGGAATCAACTGCACCAAGACGGGCTGTCAAAGTAGAGCTGTCCGGGTCTACATCCGGCAATTGATCAAAGTTTTGCCACGGGTCTACCGAGCCTGCGGTCGCTGTGCTGCTTGCACCGTACGTGTTACCTGCTACGGTCGCAGCTGTACCGTCAGACATCAATTTTGCCATCGTGGTCATGCTGGAACCGGAGCCTTTGGCATCACTGGATGTACCGAGATTCTGATCCAGCATCATTTGAAACAGCTGATCAGTATCGTCGGTATTCACATCCACCCCATCTGTACTGCCTCCACCGGAAGCATTCAAATATCGCATTTCCAGCAACTGTTTTGCCGTGTTTGCATCGATTTGCATGTGCGCTGTATCTCCTGTCTGTTTATCAAGAATGGGTTTGTACAACTGTTAACTTCGTCAATCTGTCATTTCGTATTTAAAAGAACAAGGTCATTGTTTATGTGTACGATTGAAGAGATAGTGTATGGAGCATATCATTTGCAGTCATCTTGTGATCTGCTTTTATTTTACTGCCATTTCCGCGCTTCGGCTATAAGAAGAACGGGGGATTATAAGAAGGGAAATCACACACAAAATCTGCATATATCCGCTGATTTTCTATAGTCTGTGCTGAATTTGGCAAGTATAGAGAATCGAATAGGAAGTCCTTCCTGGTGATATGCCTATTCTCCCGAAGTGCTTGCTGGTGTCTAGTATGCTTTCGTCCACATATGGTATGGCGTTCCTTCTATAAAGCCTAGTTTCAATGCCAATTTACGTGAAGCGTCATTATCAGCCAAACAATCCCAGCGAGGGTATAGACCACGTCGGATACATTCTTGGATAAAAGCATGCGCAACAATCTGTGCCAATCCTTTTCCTCGATGATCCTTGTGCGTTTCAATATCGATCTCTGCACAGATGTCATTAGCAATAATCGAAATACAAGCGCATACTGGCTCTTCTTCATACCAGATGGCATAACCAAAACCATGCTGAAGATAGTTTTCCACACTGCCCCAGTACGTCTTAATATAGTTTTCGTCATATGCACTACTTTTTTGAATAACAGCAGCATTTATTTTTTCTAAGCTATATCCTACAGGCAATGAAGGCATGGAACGTTGCGTATCTGTTTGTTGATAATAAAAAGGGATTCGTCTAAGAGCGGTAAGCGGAATAGGAGTAACAGCTTCAATACATTCGTCCCAATCCGCGTCTGACGAGAATAACAAAAACTTTTTACCGTTATGCATGTCATATTGCCAGCTTTGCTCGAATTTGCGACGCAGAAATTCTCTATCAGGCTTACCGCTAATATGATGCCATCCTAGAGAAGCTGATACTAATTGTATAGACAGTTGATGTGAGAACAGCTTTAGTTCAGACTGATTTGTGGAAGACTGTACATAATACGGATTAAAATCAAAGGGAATCTGCTTACAATCTTCACTAGAGACAGCTTCTACTGATCCTTCCCATAACTGATACTGTACAGAATAGACAAATGTCGGACAATGCTGTTCCAATCGATAGGAGTAGTCAATGATTTTATTTCTAGATGCATCATTTGTATTATGTATAGGGTGCGTCTCTTCTTTCATATATGATTCTTCCTTTCGAAAGCTATTTGTATGGAAATAGCTGATCATACTTAATTTTTTGTTTGTTCTTTAGGTGAATGCCTCAAAACAACCCATCTTTAAAATCCATATTTTTAACATCTATATGTTATTAAAAATAACTAATTATGATAAATAAAATTACACACCAGTCCCGATCTCTACCATACATACTATCCTTCTCTACGTTAGAAGTTATATTTTCTACTGCTGTGTATAGAAATATAGACTAGCTAGTATGGCTCACTTTCTTTGGCTTTCACCACTACACACCTTTATGTTTCGTTTATTATATTCTTTCTGCTGTATGT
The DNA window shown above is from Paenibacillus sp. JQZ6Y-1 and carries:
- a CDS encoding PhoH family protein, with the protein product MKKIFVLDTNVLLHDPNAIFAFEENDVIIPAVVLEEIDSKKRNADEIGRNARGVSRSLDALREIGHLHDGVQLESGGTLRVELNHRSFARVQEMFGEITNDNRILAVALNYKMEEDEAHSGRHVVLVSKDVLVRVKADVLGVQTEDYLSDRAAEPNEMYTGYTTFKVHPSVIDEFYSHRFLPVSSLHLSYVLHPNEFVILKDEMGSAKSALLKVSADSSRLEPLFLSNEPVWGIAARNAQQRMALELLLNDDIPLVTINGKAGTGKTLLALAASLSKVEDEQKYKKLLIARPVVPMGKDIGYLPGEKDEKLRPWMQPIYDNLEFLFDTKKAGDIDKILMGLGSIQVEALTYIRGRSIPGQFIIIDEAQNLSRHEVKTIVSRVGEGSKIVLVGDPDQIDHPYLDSISNGLTHVVEHFKQEGISGHITLEKGERSKLAQLAADLL
- a CDS encoding LCP family protein, coding for MSTTTGGLPPRAGSKTQKTGAPKSKKKQKKKASGFKRFMQILLIIILLAIVGVMGYAGYLYWQVENMFDGKGGGIGTTPNSGVVDTRVPAKSAKEKPITMMLLGTDYRKETGTRLTDVVMVATLNPDTKSATIVSLPRDTYFQLEGYIPNKLNSYYPKFYAKDKKEGTNNAMQEMQTMLGKYLGVDVDYTTILNFQGFSDVVNAVGGVDVNATMDMCYIDNADGTNINIKKGPQHLDGEKALGYVRYRHSGSGCSPRTQESSDFDRNKRQNEVLNSVVDKIQSFSGVTKLSSIIQSVDDNMETDIEGSQFTNLLTTYWNIPKANIKYMPVTGDWRSPYVYINETELANAKQALQDELNGTATHNDQFDSTSTTESTNSSTSAQ
- the typA gene encoding translational GTPase TypA encodes the protein MHLRENIRNIAIIAHVDHGKTTLVDKLLQQSGIFRDHETLQERAMDSNDLERERGITILAKNTAITYKDYLINIVDTPGHADFGGEVERIMKMVDGVLLVVDAYEGCMPQTKFVLRKALEHNLTPIVVVNKIDRPAARPAEVIDEVLELFIELGANDEQLDFPVVYASALNGTSSMEDDPAKQDDNMQAIYETVVSHIPAPTEDVEQPLQFLVTLMDYNEYLGRIAVGRVNRGIIRQGQSVTVINREGQKKTARIEKLFGFQGLKRVEVEEAGGGDIIAIAGIKDINIGETIADSQNPEALPVLKIDEPTLQMTFLVNNSPFAGREGKWVTSRRLRDRLFKELETDVSLRVDETDSPDAYVVSGRGELHLGILIENMRREGYELQVSKPEVIVREIDGVRMEPIERLMIDVPEESMGSVMESLGTRKAEMVNMVNNGSGQVRLEFLIPARGLIGYRTYFLTLTRGYGIMNHAFDSYGPLVAGQVGGRHQGVLVSSENGSSTLYGILSVEDRGTLFVEPGAEIYEGMIVGEHTRDNDIVVNICKEKQLTNVRSATKDDTVKMKTPRLFSLEQALEYLNDDEYCEITPKAIRLRKKILNKSERERAEKHRKTAEAGR
- a CDS encoding TerC family protein; this translates as MDITQATFWLSLLNIIFIDLILAGDNAIVIGLAARKLPQQTQKKAILYGMFGAVIIRIAATVVVVWLLQIPWLLVVGGILLIAIAYKLLTDNDDHNDVKAGTSLWSAVWTIIVADAAMGLDNVIAVAGAANQHIGLVIIGLCISVPIVVWGSTIFIKLTTRFPWIIYVGSAVLAYTASHMITEESRLDSIFGAHTLWSWIFIAAVIIGVLLAGYLRNRQVAGRTSETSE
- the thiI gene encoding tRNA uracil 4-sulfurtransferase ThiI gives rise to the protein MEQIDRLMLRLGEITLKGKNRGRFEKTIAEHVREVLRPYPQARLQREYGRMYVQTGDVSAEQLIPKLKNIFGIMDIIPVKQTQPELEPIIQAALDLIAEHHLEQETTFKVTARRVWKAFPHSSHELNRLISSPVLREHPLLKVDVRQPQIELRIEVREDAAYIYSQIIPAVGGFPRGSNGKAMLMLSGGIDSPVAGWYAMKRGLEIECVHFHSYPFTSERAKEKVVDLTRVLSGFAGKIKLHVVPFTEIQTAFTTTGQDNLMITLMRRAMLRITTRLAEERKALAIVTGESLGQVASQTLNSMNVIERATELPLLRPLVMQDKDEIIEVAQQIGTYELSILPYEDCCTLFVPRSPATNPNRWIVEKIEEHLDMDVMIARAVEQTELIEITPGMSPVLSAVATTEEQDWF
- a CDS encoding cysteine desulfurase family protein; amino-acid sequence: MNYFDYAATTPPYPEVVRAMSDMMQQHYGNPSSLHRYGEEADRLLRRAREVSAGVLGVQPQELVFTSGATESNNLAIKGAAMRRGRMQGHIVTTSIEHASVYESCRQLEQMGFDVSYVNPEPDGTIALERIQQAFRADTIIFSMMHVNNETGAIQPVEAAARWIRQHHPRTVIHVDGVQAFGKIAALPLHTGIIDLYSLSAHKLRGPRGTGLLYVRQGIELFPLLAGGGQEHGYRSGTEHVAGIAGMTKALRLASERQPQQQQHLSTLSHELRALIGNIPGLVLTEVKQCAPHIVHFTYPGMKAEVVLHSLEQQGYLVSTQSACSSRRAQPSRVLMAMGMSAEQATGGIRISLGDEHTLEDIRQLAAALKQIVTALRPLERRSMS